One Elephas maximus indicus isolate mEleMax1 chromosome 16, mEleMax1 primary haplotype, whole genome shotgun sequence DNA window includes the following coding sequences:
- the HK1 gene encoding hexokinase-1 isoform X3: MVQLFDHVAECLGDFMEKKKIKDKKLPVGFTFSFPCQQSKIDEGILITWTKRFKASGVEGADVVKLLDKAIKKRGDYDANIVAVVNDTVGTMMTCGYDDQHCEVGLIIGTGTNACYMEELRHIDLVEGDEGRMCINTEWGAFGDDGSLEDIRTEFDREIDRGSLNPGKQLFEKMVSGMYIGELVRLILVKMAKEGLLFEGRITPELLTKGKFNTSDVSAIEMNKEGLHNAKEILTRLGVEPSHDDCISVQHVCAIVTFRSANLVAATLGAILCRLRDNKGTPRLRTTVGVDGSLYKMHPQYSRRFHKTLRRLVPDSDVRFLLSESGSGKGAAMVTAVAYRLAEQHRQIEETLAHFRLTKEMLMEVKKRMRAEMELGLKKATHEKATVKMLPSFVRSTPDGTEHGDFLALDLGGTNFRVLLVKIRSGKKRTVEMHNKIYTIPIEVMQGTGEELFDHIVSCISDFLDYMGIKGPRMPLGFTFSFPCKQESLDAGILITWTKGFKATDCVGHDVTTLLKDAIKRREEFDLDVVALVNDTVGTMMTCAYEEPTCEVGLIVGTGSNACYMEEMKNIEMVEGTDGQMCINMEWGAFGDNGCLDDIRTGYDKLVDEYSLNAGKQRYEKMISGMYLGEIVRNILIDFTKKGFLFRGQISETLKTRGIFETKFLSQIESDRLALLQVRAILQQLGLNSTCDDSILVKTVCGVVSRRAAELCGAGMAAVVDKIRENRRLDHLNVTVGVDGTLYKLHPHFSRIMHQTVKELSPQCNVSFLLSEDGSGKGAALITAVGVRLRGEVPPTS; this comes from the exons GGCATCCTGATCACCTGGACAAAGAGATTTAAAGCGAGTGGAGTAGAGGGTGCAGATGTGGTGAAGCTGCTGGACAAAGCCATCAAGAAACGAGGG GACTATGACGCCAACATTGTGGCCGTGGTGAACGACACAGTGGGGACCATGATGACCTGTGGCTACGATGACCAGCATTGTGAAGTTGGCCTGATCATTG GCACTGGCACCAATGCTTGCTACATGGAGGAACTGAGGCACATTGACCTGGTGGAAGGCGATGAGGGGAGGATGTGCATCAACACGGAGTGGGGGGCCTTTGGGGACGACGGGTCCCTAGAAGACATCCGGACCGAGTTTGACCGAGAGATAGACCGGGGCTCCCTTAATCCGGGAAAGCAGTT GTTTGAGAAGATGGTCAGTGGCATGTACATCGGGGAGCTGGTTCGACTGATCCTGGTCAAGATGGCCAAAGAGGGTCTCTTATTTGAAGGGCGGATCACCCCGGAGCTACTTACCAAAGGAAAGTTCAACACCAGCGATGTGTCAGCCATCGAAAT GAATAAGGAAGGCCTCCACAATGCCAAAGAAATCCTGACCCGTCTGGGAGTGGAACCGTCTCATGACGACTGTATTTCAGTCCAGCACGTGTGCGCCATTGTCACGTTTCGCTCGGCCAACCTGGTGGCTGCAACGCTGGGTGCCATCTTGTGCCGCCTTCGTGATAACAAGGGCACACCCAGGCTGCGGACTACGGTTGGTGTCGACGGATCTCTATACAAGATGCACCCACA gtaTTCCCGGCGTTTCCACAAGACCCTGAGGCGCCTGGTGCCGGACTCAGATGTGCGTTTCCTACTGTCGGAGAGCGGCAGTGGCAAGGGAGCCGCCATGGTGACCGCAGTGGCTTACCGCCTGGCCGAGCAGCACCGGCAGATCGAGGAGACCCTGGCCCACTTCCGCCTCACCAAGGAGATGCTGATGGAGGTGAAGAAGCGGATGCGGGCTGAGATGGAGTTGGGACTGAAGAAGGCGACCCATGAGAAGGCCACTGTCAAGATGCTGCCCTCCTTTGTCCGGAGCACTCCAGATGGGACTG AGCACGGTGACTTCTTGGCCCTCGACCTTGGAGGAACGAACTTCCGCGTCCTGCTGGTGAAGATCCGCAGTGGGAAGAAGAGGACAGTGGAAATGCACAACAAGATCTACACCATTCCCATTGAAGTCATGCAGGGCACCGGGGAAGAG CTGTTTGACCACATCGTTTCCTGCATCTCCGACTTCCTGGACTACATGGGCATCAAAGGCCCCAGAATGCCTTTGGGCTTCACCTTCTCCTTTCCCTGCAAGCAGGAAAGCTTGGATGCG GGTATCTTGATCACCTGGACAAAGGGCTTCAAGGCAACTGACTGTGTGGGGCACGATGTAACCACCCTACTAAAGGATGCAATAAAAAGGAGAGAG GAATTTGACCTGGACGTGGTGGCTCTGGTGAACGACACGGTGGGCACCATGATGACCTGTGCTTATGAGGAGCCCACCTGTGAGGTCGGACTCATCGTAG GAACGGGCAGCAATGCCTGCTacatggaagaaatgaagaatatTGAGATGGTGGAAGGGACTGATGGGCAAATGTGTATCAACATGGAATGGGGTGCCTTTGGGGACAACGGCTGTCTGGATGATATCCGAACAGGCTATGATAAGTTGGTGGATGAATATTCTCTAAACGCTGGGAAACAAAG GTATGAGAAGATGATCAGCGGCATGTACCTGGGGGAGATCGTCCGCAACATCCTGATTGACTTCACCAAGAAGGGATTTCTCTTCCGGGGGCAGATCTCTGAGACCCTGAAGACGCGGGGCATCTTTGAGACCAAATTCCTCTCTCAGATCGAGAG TGACCGATTAGCACTGCTCCAGGTTCGGGCCATCCTCCAGCAGCTGGGACTGAACAGCACCTGTGATGACAGTATCCTCGTCAAGACTGTGTGTGGGGTCGTGTCCAGGAGAGCTGCAGAGCTGTGTGGCGCAGGGATGGCTGCTGTGGTAGATAAGATCCGTGAGAACAGGAGACTGGACCATCTGAATGTGACTGTGGGAGTGGACGGGACACTCTACAAACTTCATCCGCA cttctccaGAATCATGCACCAAACCGTGAAGGAACTGTCACCACAATGTAATGTGTCCTTCCTGCTGTCAGAAGATGGTAGTGGCAAGGGGGCCGCCCTCATCACGGCTGTGGGTGTGCGGCTGCGAGGAGAAGTGCCCCCAACCAGCTAA